In Vibrio hippocampi, the following are encoded in one genomic region:
- a CDS encoding response regulator transcription factor produces MKVLVIEDEQKIAHLVTEGLEARGFSVTQCADGQLGYELALQQQHQVIVLDIMLPNRDGLDILGSIRAQKIATPVILLTARNELGDRIKGLELGADDYLPKPFFVEELVARIQAVLRRVEGVQEHILTVGELKLDCISRKASCYGHSVDLTSREFSLLEYLMRSPEQIFTRGQILEHVWGYDFDPCTNVVDVCIKRIRAKIRAIDNQGKTSGAIQSVRGTGYRLIPR; encoded by the coding sequence ATGAAGGTTTTGGTAATAGAAGATGAGCAAAAAATTGCTCATCTAGTCACTGAAGGGCTAGAGGCAAGAGGCTTTAGCGTGACGCAATGTGCCGATGGTCAGTTGGGGTATGAACTCGCGCTACAGCAGCAACATCAGGTGATTGTCCTCGATATTATGCTGCCTAATCGAGATGGTCTCGATATTCTCGGTTCCATTCGAGCGCAGAAAATTGCGACGCCGGTGATCTTGTTGACCGCCCGCAATGAGCTTGGAGACAGAATCAAAGGCTTGGAACTTGGCGCAGATGACTACTTACCCAAACCGTTTTTTGTTGAAGAACTGGTGGCGAGGATCCAAGCAGTATTGAGACGAGTGGAGGGCGTGCAAGAGCATATCTTGACGGTTGGTGAGTTGAAACTCGACTGTATTAGCCGCAAGGCTAGCTGTTATGGACACTCTGTCGATCTAACCAGTCGAGAATTTTCATTGTTGGAGTACTTGATGCGTTCACCAGAACAGATCTTCACTCGCGGTCAAATTCTTGAGCATGTTTGGGGCTATGATTTTGACCCTTGTACCAATGTTGTGGACGTCTGTATCAAACGGATTCGCGCTAAAATTCGAGCCATTGATAATCAGGGAAAAACATCCGGTGCTATTCAGTCGGTGCGCGGCACTGGCTATCGCTTAATTCCTCGTTAG